GCCGCACCGATAAATTCAGCCAGATCGGTCGCCATCGCAATAATTTCGGCCTGCACCCAATACGCCCAAACGGCCGGACGCGGAAAGCGATCGCGGATATGTTCCGCCAGATTCTTACCCGTTGCGATCCCCAATTTGGCTGACAGCAGTTGGATCAGCATCGCCATCAGGTTCGCCCACACCACCACCCACAGCAGCGTATAGCCATAGGCCGCGCCGGACTGGATGTTAGTGGCAAAGTTACCCGGATCGATATAACCAATCGCCGCGATAAACGCCGGGCCCATCAAAGACAGTTTGACCTTCCTTGATGTGCGGCTTGTTGATTCAATAACACGGCTACCCGGCATAGTATGACCCTTCTAACACTGGTGTTTTATTACTCTCACAAAAACGATAATGATTATCAAGTGCATTTAGGGTGGTAATACCAATTCTTTTGATAGTTAATGATGATGAGTCATTCAAAACCTAAAAAACATCTTTTTTATCAAACAAATCTTAACAAAATATAAACAAAAAACCCCATGCAGGGCACGGGGTTTGGAATGAAGATACGCTGTCACTATGGTACGTAAAAAGCAGATAGTGCGTAAAAGCAGACAGAATCAGTCTTGTGCTTTTGATACCGCGACCATCGCCGGACGTAGCAAACGACCGTTCAGCGTATAGCCTTTTTGCATGACCATCATGACATGGTTCGGCTGGTGATCGGCCGAAGGTAGCATCGTCATTGCCTGATGCACTTCTGGGTTAAACGGTACGCCCACATCACCCACAACCTCGATGCCAAACTTGCGTACAGCATCCAGCAGCGATTTCAGCGTCAGTTCAACACCTTCAATCATCGCAACCAGTGATTCGTTGGACTTATCCGCCGTATCCAGCGCACGCTCCAGGTTGTCGATAACCGGCAGCATTTCGCTGGCAAATTTCTCTACCGCAAATTTGTGCGCTTTCTCAACATCCATTTCCGCACGGCGGCGAATGTTATCGGCTTCAGCACGGACGCGAAGCATATTGTCACGTTCACGCTGTTGCAGTTCGCTCAACTGGGTTTCCAGTTCTGCGATGCGCGCATCACGCGGGTCAGCTACGTCTGCCGTCTCTGGCGCGGCATCCGCTTGCTGCCCTTTTGCTGCTTCCTTTTGATCCAGGACTTGCTCGTCAGGCGTTTTCTGTTCTTTACTACTCATGAAATTCTCCGCGGTTTAGCATTAATCTCGCTAGTTGCTTATTATGGGGATCAAAATCGGGGATTCAAGGGAACCAGTCATATATTGGTTCCAGCCGCTGCCGATACACCACGCTGAGGACAAAAACAGCAATGAACACACCGCTTACAATGAACAGGCCGTTTAATTGTATTGGCATTGTCGGCCATCCGCGCCACCCAACGGCGCTGGCAACGCATGAGATGCTCTATCACTGGCTCACCGACAAAGGTTACTCAGTTCTGATCGAGCAGCAGATCGCCCGTGAGTTGAATCTAAAAGACGCACCGACCGCGAGCCTTGCCGACATCGGCCAGCAGGCAGATTTGGCGGTTGTCGTTGGCGGTGATGGCAACATGCTCGGTGCAGCGCGTGTGCTGTCGCGCTATGACATCAAGGTGATCGGTGTGAACCGTGGCAACCTCGGTTTTCTGACCGATCTCGATCCTGATCAGGCGCAGCAGCAGCTTTCTGACGTTCTCGACGGCCATTATTTGAGCGAACAACGTTTCATGTTAGAAGCGCACGTTTGCCGCGCAAACCAGCAGGACAGCATCAGTACCGCCATTAACGAAGTGGTGCTTCACCCCGGAAAAGTCGCACATATGATTGAATTTGAAGTCTATATTGACGACAAATTCGCCTTCTCCCAGCGTTCAGACGGCCTGATTATCGCCACGCCTACCGGCTCCACCGCCTATTCCCTTTCCGCTGGCGGCCCGATTCTGACGCCGTCGCTGGATGCGATTGCGCTGGTGCCCATGTTCCCACACACGCTGTCTGCCCGCCCGCTGGTAATTAACAGCAGCAGCACGATTCGGTTGAAATTCTCCTGCATTACCAATGACCTGGAAA
The nucleotide sequence above comes from Pectobacterium brasiliense. Encoded proteins:
- the nadK gene encoding NAD(+) kinase, whose protein sequence is MNRPFNCIGIVGHPRHPTALATHEMLYHWLTDKGYSVLIEQQIARELNLKDAPTASLADIGQQADLAVVVGGDGNMLGAARVLSRYDIKVIGVNRGNLGFLTDLDPDQAQQQLSDVLDGHYLSEQRFMLEAHVCRANQQDSISTAINEVVLHPGKVAHMIEFEVYIDDKFAFSQRSDGLIIATPTGSTAYSLSAGGPILTPSLDAIALVPMFPHTLSARPLVINSSSTIRLKFSCITNDLEISCDSQIALPVQEGEEVLIRRSEHYLNLIHPKNYSYFNTLSSKLGWSKKLF
- the grpE gene encoding nucleotide exchange factor GrpE — translated: MSSKEQKTPDEQVLDQKEAAKGQQADAAPETADVADPRDARIAELETQLSELQQRERDNMLRVRAEADNIRRRAEMDVEKAHKFAVEKFASEMLPVIDNLERALDTADKSNESLVAMIEGVELTLKSLLDAVRKFGIEVVGDVGVPFNPEVHQAMTMLPSADHQPNHVMMVMQKGYTLNGRLLRPAMVAVSKAQD